A region from the Aegilops tauschii subsp. strangulata cultivar AL8/78 chromosome 5, Aet v6.0, whole genome shotgun sequence genome encodes:
- the LOC141022553 gene encoding protein FAR1-RELATED SEQUENCE 5-like — protein MPFVPFVGVNNHRCTTVFGCAIIADETEGTYVWLLQTFMKANCQVKPKSIITDGDAAMIRAIRTILSDVFHRLCSWHIEKNMQRHLHYKSLDEFRSLLYYATSQANFEQRWKAFYDKWKTDRTEEWLDRMYRKRRLWAASYLSDGFFLGMRSNQRSESLNSCLHHLDYGMTIVDLVVHYENCIVPLRENEAYDDCEAFQKEPPSVTEYKALEEHAAKVFTPANFYILQDDLHKMGQLEIFETLVGIGRQTFMVTWKDNHKFRYNVVYEPRNSEETITCSCLRMVRKGLPCKHILFVLHHLNLTEIPKCCVLHRLSKHARDGLPVQQKSDMFGWGWSGPLEIERYSAITIKTAEAAHVAANDPFLFDELMKCLDNIIAQKKISEEELIGSRRYAMLKKEASQAQQVEPGIGDPQKVSTKGAPKKGRSKGGPDVTKNGRPKDFIEKKSGPLCSLCSLAGHNKATCSLNEK, from the coding sequence ATGCCGTTCGTCCCCTTTGTCGGAGTTAACAACCACCGTTGCACCACAGTGTTTGGTTGTGCCATCATTGCTGACGAGACGGAAGGGACATACGTGTGGCTACTGCAGACATTTATGAAGGCAAACTGTCAGGTGAAGCCAAAGTCAATAATCACAGACGGTGACGCTGCAATGATCCGGGCTATTCGGACTATCCTTTCAGATGTTTTCCATCGTCTTTGCTCCTGGCATATCGAGAAAAATATGCAGAGGCACCTGCATTACAAGTCACTCGATGAGTTCAGATCGCTCCTGTACTATGCCACCTCTCAAGCGAACTTTGAGCAGAGATGGAAAGCTTTCTATGATAAGTGGAAGACGGATAGAACTGAAGAGTGGCTTGACAGGATGTACAGGAAGAGGAGACTTTGGGCAGCTTCATATCTTTCCGATGGTTTTTTCCTTGGTATGCGAAGTAACCAGAGGAGTGAAAGCCTCAACTCCTGCCTTCACCACCTAGACTATGGTATGACAATTGTTGATTTGGTGGTGCATTATGAGAACTGTATAGTTCCCCTGCGTGAGAACGAGGCGTACGATGACTGCGAGGCATTCCAGAAGGAACCACCGTCGGTTACTGAATATAAGGCCCTTGAGGAGCATGCCGCCAAAGTATTCACACCTGCTAATTTCTACATCCTCCAAGATGATTTGCATAAGATGGGTCAGCTGGAGATATTTGAGACGCTCGTGGGAATTGGGCGTCAGACATTCATGGTGACATGGAAGGATAACCACAAGTTCAGGTACAATGTTGTTTATGAACCACGTAACTCAGAAGAAACTATTACATGCAGTTGTCTTAGGATGGTTCGGAAAGGGCTGCCATGCAAACACATTCTGTTTGTTCTCCATcatctgaacttaactgaaataCCAAAGTGTTGTGTCCTGCATCGGTTGTCCAAACATGCGAGAGATGGGTTGCCTGTGCAGCAGAAGAGTGATATGTTTGGATGGGGTTGGTCAGGGCCATTGGAGATAGAACGGTATAGTGCAATAACCATTAAAACCGCAGAAGCTGCTCATGTTGCAGCAAATGATCCCTTCTTGTTCGACGAGTTGATGAAGTGTCTGGACAACATAATAGCGCAGAAAAAGATTTCAGAGGAGGAACTTATAGGAAGTAGAAGGTATGCTATGCTTAAGAAGGAGGCAAGTCAGGCACAACAAGTTGAGCCTGGTATTGGTGATCCTCAGAAAGTTTCGACGAAGGGTGCACCTAAGAAGGGGCGGTCGAAGGGTGGCCCCGATGTTACAAAGAATGGTAGGCCAAAAGATTTTATAGAGAAGAAAAGTGGTCCTTTGTGCAGTCTGTGTAGTCTCGCAGGTCATAACAAGGCTACATGTAGTCTGAACGAGAAATGA